ATTGGCTGGAATATTTACGGCATCCATCACAGTCTTATAATCGGCTTCGGTAGACATGATACGCGGCAGGCCAAGCAGTGGGAACGGTGGATCATCCGGATGGCAGCATAGGCGCACACCGAGTTCTTCTGCCAGCGGGCTGACTTCAGCCAGAAAATCGATCAGATGCCCGCGCAAATGTTCAGGCGAGATACTGTCGTAATGTGCAAGATGAAGCTTTACATCGTCCATCGACATGCGTTCGGCAGCACCGGGCAAGCCGAACACGACATTGCCTGAAAGCTCGAGACGCCGTGAGTCGGACATCTCTGTAAAACGCTTGCGTGCGGCTTCGCGAATTTCGAGACTATAGTCGTCCTCTGCACCTTGGCGTTGCAGAAGAAACAAATCAAAGGCCGCAAAATCGATCGCGTCATAGCGCATACAGGTGGCACCGTTTGGTAATCGGTAAGCCAGATCGGTACGCGTCCAGTCAAGAATTGGCATGAAATTATAGCAAATGACCTCGATACCTGCATCACGCAGGTTACGCATGGAAGTCTTCCAGTTTGCTATATGAGTTTTCCATTCTCCGGTCTGGCGTTTGATATCCTCGGAGACCGGAAGACTTTCAACGACTTCCCATCGCAGACCAGAGGGATCCCCGTTTTTCATTTGAGAAAGGTCGGCTTTTCGTTTTTCAATTTCGGCAGGTGACCAAACGGCACCGGTCGCAACATGGTGAAGGGCTGTTACCACACCTTCCACGCCTGCCTGCAACATATCGTCTATGGATACCAGATCTTTGGGACCGAACCAGCGCCAGGTCTGTCTCATATTATCGTCTCTCTGTTTTCAGTGCCGTGCGGATGCAGCGGCAAAAGTAATTTGAACCTTGACCGATTGGGAACGGTCGGTAGCCGCATGAAATGCGGCAAGCGCTTCCGTTACAGGCAATGTAGCCGTGATAATCGGGCGTGGGTCGATTTCGTGCGATCCGATAAGCTGCACGGCGTCAGCGAATTCGGTATCGAAGCGCTGCGAACCGACAAACTGAATTTCCTTACCAACCATGACATTCAATGGCATGGTTGTTGGCCCAGCAACGCCCACTTGCACCATCGTGCCGAGCGGTCGCAAACACGAAATTGCATCGTTGATTGCTGGGGCTGCGGCGGAACACTCAAAGACGAGATCAACCTTGCCCTTATCCTCTTTCCAGCGGTCAAGTCCGGTTGGATTGGCTGCAATGTTGACTGTGTGGTCAGCGCCCATTTTTGCAGCAATCGCCAGTGTCGCGTCCTGAATATCTGTGACGATAATTTCGGAAGCACCCCGTTTTTTTGCCACCGCAACACAAAGCGCACCAATCGGGCCCGCTCCTGTCACCAGCACGACTTTGCCTGACAAGCTGCCGGCAATTGCCTCGCCCCGATTGGCTGCATGTAGACAGACAGCCAGCGGTTCTGAACAGGCCGCTGCACCGGGATCGATGTCATCAGGCACGGCAAAGCATTGATCCGCCTCAATTACGATCCTGTCGCGAAACATCCCTTGCTGATGTGGAAGGTACATTGCAGAACCCTTAAACCGCATCGCAATGCAGTGGCGTGGAAGTCCGTGCTGGCAGAAACTGCACGTACCACAAGGCTGCGACGGGTTCAGGGCCACGAGCTGGTCGCGCGTCAGGCCTGTCACTCCTTCTCCAAGCGCTTCGATGCGCCCGGATGCTTCATGCCCCAGAATTATCGGTTCGCGAACACGGATGGTTCCGATACCGCCTTCCAGCCAGTAATGCAGATCGGATCCACAAATTCCGCCAGCTTGTATTGCGACCATAACCTGACCTGGCCCCGGTCTTTCGAGAGGCCTGTTCTCAATGCGCAAGTCATCCTGAGCATGAAGGCAAACGACACGTGTTAGCGATTGTTCTGGCATCATAACCTCAAGGCATCAAAGTGTTGGGCAACCAAGTCGCCAAAGGTGGGAAATAGCTGACCATCAGAAGAACGATAATATTGGTGATGATGTAAGGAATAATCGCTCTGATCACCGGTGATAGAGGAAGTCGTGCGATATTTGACGCCACGAAAAGGCAAACGCCGACAGGAGGTGTCGTTAGACCGATCATCAGATTCAGGACAGCAAAACACGCGAAGTGTATGGGATCTATACCGACGGCAATAGCGAGAGCCTGCAAAGGCACGAACAGAATAATCAACGCGGCAATCGTTTCCATGAACATGCCGACAAACAAAAGCAGAAGATTGATCAGCAAGATGACGAGAAACTTGTTGTCCGTAACTGACAGAACTGCATCGGCGAGAGCCTGTGGAATGCGCTCCGCGACTAGGATCCAACCGAATACATTTGCGGTACCAACCAATACCAAAATTCCGGCAGAACTAATGGCACTGTCGATGATGATCTTGGGAATGCGACTTACTGGTAATTCCCGATAGATAAATAGGCCGACGAGGGCAGCGTAAAGACAGGCTACCACGGCAGTTTCTGTCGGGGTTGTAATGCCGATCAGTAAACCGCCGACGATCAGTGCTGTCATTGCTATTGCCCAGATCGCTCCGGTGAACGACGTGAACAACTCACGGACACCCTTCCAGTTTTCACGTGGGAAATTCTTTTTCTTTGCGATGAAGTAGGTTGTTACCATCATCGCGAAGCCCATTAGCAGTCCTGGCATTGCACCAGCCAGAAACAGCTTTCCAACAGAGAGGCCAGAGAGGGAGCCGACAATAATCATGGGAACGCTTGGGGGGATCATCGGGCCAACTGTCGATGAAGCAGCCGTAACTGCGGCTGAGAAATCAGCTGGGTATCCGACTTTTTTCATCCCAGGGATCATCATGCCGCCAACAGATGCCACATCGGCGACTGCAGTTCCCGAAATGCCGCCAAAAAGCATAGAAGCTGCGATGTTTGCTTGTGCCAGACCGCCGCGCATCCAACCAACCAGAGCATTGGCAAAGCGAATGATCCGCTCTGTGATGCCGCCGGAGTTCATCAGGTTGCCCGCCAAAATGAATCCTGGAATGCAGAGCAGCACAAAACTGTCCATTCCAGCATACATTTTCTGAGGAATGACAACCAGTGGGATATCCGCGAAAAGAAGATACGCCATTGAAGACAAGCCCAACGTCACCGCTACAGGCAAGCCGATGGCTAGTCCAAAGACAAATGTGCCAAGAAGAAGGGTCAGGCCCATCAATTTTCCTCCGAATTGGTGATGGGTCGCCCATCATGGCGGCCTGTCAGCATCTCTATGATGCGCATGAGCGCCCAAATGGTTAGCGCTACGAAAAGGATAAGTTGAGATGCGTGGATGAAATCCATGCGCCAACCAAGAGAAGGCGCGGTTTGACGGCTGCCAATGGTGGTGTAGTCCCATGCGGCCGGCAACAGAACGACGGCAAAAACCACTGTTAGTGTTGCACTCACCAATCGCAGTAGCCATGGGATGCGTCCCGGCAGGCTCTCACATAACAGATCAACATTGACCATATCGCCGCTACGTAGGGCTAGGCCTGAACCCAGTGCGCCGATGTACAGCAGGCAAAACCTTGTGAGCTCTTCCGTCCAGACTGGCGCCGTGCTCAAAAATGTGCGGGCATAAACCTGCAATAGGACTGAGCCCATAAGCACAAGAAATGTTGCGAGTATCAGAAGGCGACACACACCTTCCAATCCTTTAAATGTTTTTGTCATGGTGTCCTCGACAGGCTAGCTGCCGGACTTCATCCGGCAGCACCTTTATCTCAGTCGTTGAAGACCTGTTCGGCGAGTGGGCGGATTTCCTGTGGCACTGATGTCAGAACTGCGTCCTTTGCCTTAGCCGCGAATGCTGCCTGATCGACCTCGACGAATTTTACACCGCGCGCTTCCAAATCAGTGACGAGTGCCTTTTCGTCGGCTACGAACAATTCTCGTTCATAAGTCTGTGTCGCTTTAGCCGCTTCCAGCAATGCCGCCTGATCCGCTTCTGACAATTTTCCCCAGCTGCGATCTGATATCGTGAGATAAATCCACGACCTAACGTGTTCAGTCTTATTGATGACTTTTTGAACTTCATAAAAACCACCTGACTTGAACAAAGCGAGCGGGTTTTCCTGTCCTTCAATCGTTCCGTTCTGAAGCGAGGTAAACACTTCCGAGAATGCCATAGGCGTTGGGTTTGCACCAAGTGACTGCCATGCGGCTACAAAAATCGGCACATTTGGCACGCGAACCTTGAAACCCTTCAAATCTTCCGGCTTCG
This DNA window, taken from Brucella pseudogrignonensis, encodes the following:
- the uxuA gene encoding mannonate dehydratase, whose product is MRQTWRWFGPKDLVSIDDMLQAGVEGVVTALHHVATGAVWSPAEIEKRKADLSQMKNGDPSGLRWEVVESLPVSEDIKRQTGEWKTHIANWKTSMRNLRDAGIEVICYNFMPILDWTRTDLAYRLPNGATCMRYDAIDFAAFDLFLLQRQGAEDDYSLEIREAARKRFTEMSDSRRLELSGNVVFGLPGAAERMSMDDVKLHLAHYDSISPEHLRGHLIDFLAEVSPLAEELGVRLCCHPDDPPFPLLGLPRIMSTEADYKTVMDAVNIPANGITVCTGSLGTRADNDLPGMMKRLGDRVHFLHLRNVTLEESHLGGSFHEAAHLDGHTDMVAMVAAILAEENRRKAQNRKDWQIPMRPDHGQDILDDLNRRAQPGYPSIGRLKGLAELRGIMTALSHTNVKVVE
- a CDS encoding L-idonate 5-dehydrogenase, with protein sequence MPEQSLTRVVCLHAQDDLRIENRPLERPGPGQVMVAIQAGGICGSDLHYWLEGGIGTIRVREPIILGHEASGRIEALGEGVTGLTRDQLVALNPSQPCGTCSFCQHGLPRHCIAMRFKGSAMYLPHQQGMFRDRIVIEADQCFAVPDDIDPGAAACSEPLAVCLHAANRGEAIAGSLSGKVVLVTGAGPIGALCVAVAKKRGASEIIVTDIQDATLAIAAKMGADHTVNIAANPTGLDRWKEDKGKVDLVFECSAAAPAINDAISCLRPLGTMVQVGVAGPTTMPLNVMVGKEIQFVGSQRFDTEFADAVQLIGSHEIDPRPIITATLPVTEALAAFHAATDRSQSVKVQITFAAASARH
- a CDS encoding TRAP transporter large permease codes for the protein MGLTLLLGTFVFGLAIGLPVAVTLGLSSMAYLLFADIPLVVIPQKMYAGMDSFVLLCIPGFILAGNLMNSGGITERIIRFANALVGWMRGGLAQANIAASMLFGGISGTAVADVASVGGMMIPGMKKVGYPADFSAAVTAASSTVGPMIPPSVPMIIVGSLSGLSVGKLFLAGAMPGLLMGFAMMVTTYFIAKKKNFPRENWKGVRELFTSFTGAIWAIAMTALIVGGLLIGITTPTETAVVACLYAALVGLFIYRELPVSRIPKIIIDSAISSAGILVLVGTANVFGWILVAERIPQALADAVLSVTDNKFLVILLINLLLLFVGMFMETIAALIILFVPLQALAIAVGIDPIHFACFAVLNLMIGLTTPPVGVCLFVASNIARLPLSPVIRAIIPYIITNIIVLLMVSYFPPLATWLPNTLMP
- a CDS encoding TRAP transporter small permease yields the protein MTKTFKGLEGVCRLLILATFLVLMGSVLLQVYARTFLSTAPVWTEELTRFCLLYIGALGSGLALRSGDMVNVDLLCESLPGRIPWLLRLVSATLTVVFAVVLLPAAWDYTTIGSRQTAPSLGWRMDFIHASQLILFVALTIWALMRIIEMLTGRHDGRPITNSEEN
- a CDS encoding TRAP transporter substrate-binding protein, producing the protein MKFQNFKHIAATCAMLALMGGTSLAQEVTLKLGHLANEENIWHKAALKFADEVKSRTEGRVAVEVYPNESLGKEIDVINGMQLGTADMTITGESLQNWAPKAALLALPYGYKSLEHMDQVASGDIGKQIETEIIEKAGIRPLTYFARGPRNLSANREITKPEDLKGFKVRVPNVPIFVAAWQSLGANPTPMAFSEVFTSLQNGTIEGQENPLALFKSGGFYEVQKVINKTEHVRSWIYLTISDRSWGKLSEADQAALLEAAKATQTYERELFVADEKALVTDLEARGVKFVEVDQAAFAAKAKDAVLTSVPQEIRPLAEQVFND